In Leptolyngbya sp. FACHB-261, one DNA window encodes the following:
- the purD gene encoding phosphoribosylamine--glycine ligase, which translates to MKVLLIGNGGREHALAWKLLQSPQVTQVFCVPGNGGTASSARCQNLSLNLNDFEGMLRIAQVQGVGLTVVGPELPLATGIVDLFQSQGSPIFGPTRAGAQLEASKSWAKALMQEAGVPTARAATFTDAAAAQAYIQEQGSPIVVKADGLASGKGVTVAATIEEAHAAVEAAFAGQFGAAGQTVVIEECLSGEEVSVLALTDGRTVKPLLPAQDYKRLGEQDTGPNTGGMGAYAPAPILTDSLMERVQTTILEPTLAALQKRGIDYRGVLYAGLMITPTGDPYVIEFNCRFGDPETQAILPLLETPLHELLLACVEQRLDQVDLKWHPGAAVCVVLAADGYPDKFERGQLVSGIAKAEEAGAVVFHAGTKLQRGQLLNDGGRVLGVTTTGANLEAAIGQAYAAIEHIQFNGLYYRRDIGARAVKQYGDTPAWR; encoded by the coding sequence GTGAAAGTCCTGTTGATTGGTAATGGCGGGCGGGAACACGCGCTAGCCTGGAAATTGCTGCAATCGCCTCAAGTTACTCAGGTGTTTTGTGTGCCTGGCAACGGCGGCACGGCGTCATCGGCGCGCTGCCAGAACCTCTCCTTAAACCTGAATGACTTTGAGGGCATGCTGCGCATTGCTCAAGTGCAAGGGGTCGGCCTCACAGTTGTAGGGCCTGAACTTCCCTTGGCAACTGGCATTGTTGATCTGTTTCAGTCTCAAGGGTCGCCGATCTTCGGTCCAACCCGTGCAGGTGCTCAGCTAGAAGCAAGCAAGTCTTGGGCCAAAGCGCTGATGCAAGAGGCCGGAGTGCCAACGGCTCGGGCAGCGACCTTTACGGATGCGGCCGCTGCTCAGGCTTACATCCAAGAGCAGGGATCGCCAATTGTGGTCAAGGCCGACGGGCTAGCGTCAGGGAAGGGGGTGACGGTGGCGGCAACCATCGAAGAAGCCCATGCTGCTGTCGAAGCAGCTTTTGCCGGTCAGTTTGGCGCCGCTGGACAAACGGTCGTCATTGAAGAATGCCTGAGTGGAGAAGAAGTGTCGGTGCTAGCCCTAACTGATGGGCGCACAGTCAAGCCGCTCTTGCCTGCACAAGACTATAAGCGCCTTGGTGAGCAGGATACTGGCCCGAATACAGGCGGCATGGGAGCCTATGCTCCTGCACCGATCCTGACCGATAGCTTGATGGAGCGGGTGCAAACTACCATCCTCGAACCGACGTTGGCAGCCCTTCAGAAACGAGGCATCGACTACCGAGGCGTACTTTATGCGGGGCTGATGATCACACCAACCGGTGACCCCTATGTGATCGAGTTCAATTGTCGCTTTGGCGACCCTGAAACCCAGGCCATTCTGCCCCTACTGGAAACGCCATTACACGAGCTATTACTGGCTTGCGTGGAGCAGCGGCTAGATCAGGTGGATCTGAAATGGCACCCTGGTGCAGCGGTGTGCGTTGTTCTGGCTGCTGATGGCTATCCAGATAAGTTCGAACGCGGTCAGCTGGTTAGTGGGATTGCCAAGGCAGAGGAAGCAGGGGCAGTGGTCTTTCATGCCGGGACAAAGCTGCAACGTGGGCAACTGCTCAATGATGGAGGCCGAGTCCTAGGCGTCACCACAACTGGAGCCAATCTTGAAGCGGCGATTGGCCAAGCTTATGCAGCGATTGAGCACATCCAGTTCAACGGGCTGTACTATCGGCGGGATATTGGTGCACGCGCTGTCAAGCAATACGGAGATACACCAGCGTGGCGATAA
- the folP gene encoding dihydropteroate synthase, producing the protein MAIIAASKERVPWQVRGHTFNWGSRTYVMGVLNVTPDSFSDGGQFNLPATAVAQARALAVAGVDILDVGGESTRPGALEVSEAEELERVIPVIRALRTHLDLPISVDTTKAAVAQAALEAGADLINDISAGRFEPEILKVAARFEAPVLLMHMLGRPRTMQQQPSYTNLIGEIYSFLEERLAAAVAAGIPRSQVAVDPGIGFGKTLEHNLEILRRLTEFRPLGVPLLIGTSRKSFIGKILNQPNPQERIWGNAATVTSAIMGGADIVRVHDGEAMVQVCRMSDAIWRF; encoded by the coding sequence GTGGCGATAATCGCCGCGTCTAAGGAGCGGGTGCCCTGGCAAGTGCGAGGTCACACGTTCAACTGGGGCAGTCGTACCTATGTCATGGGTGTCCTCAACGTGACACCAGACAGCTTCAGCGATGGTGGTCAGTTCAATCTGCCTGCGACAGCGGTGGCTCAAGCTCGGGCTTTGGCCGTAGCAGGGGTAGATATCCTCGACGTTGGCGGTGAGTCCACCCGTCCAGGGGCGCTTGAGGTCAGTGAGGCGGAGGAGCTTGAGCGGGTGATTCCGGTGATTCGGGCCCTGCGTACGCACCTCGACCTGCCGATCTCGGTGGACACTACCAAGGCTGCTGTGGCTCAGGCTGCACTGGAAGCTGGGGCTGACCTGATTAATGACATCTCGGCTGGACGGTTCGAGCCCGAGATTCTGAAGGTTGCTGCGCGTTTTGAAGCCCCTGTTCTGTTGATGCACATGCTGGGCCGCCCACGCACTATGCAGCAACAGCCCAGCTATACCAATCTCATTGGCGAGATCTATAGCTTTTTGGAGGAGCGGCTGGCGGCGGCTGTCGCGGCGGGTATTCCCCGCTCTCAGGTTGCGGTGGATCCAGGTATTGGCTTTGGCAAAACGCTGGAGCACAATTTGGAGATTCTGCGCCGACTGACTGAGTTCCGCCCGTTAGGGGTGCCCTTACTAATTGGCACTTCGCGCAAGAGTTTTATTGGCAAAATTCTCAATCAGCCCAACCCTCAAGAGCGCATCTGGGGGAATGCCGCCACGGTCACCAGCGCCATCATGGGAGGTGCCGATATTGTGCGCGTTCATGATGGCGAGGCAATGGTACAGGTGTGCCGTATGAGCGACGCCATCTGGAGGTTTTAG